GGCCTTGCCTCCCACCGGTTGGTGGCCGACGTGTTCTTCAAGCACCTGGGCAACCCCATCCTCAACCGCATGGACGACGCGGCCCTGATCAACGTCTCCGGGCCGCTGGCCGTCAGCACCGACTCCTTCACCGTGGACCCCATCTTCTTTCCCGGGGGCGACATCGGCTCCCTGGCCGTGCACGGCACAGTCAACGACGTGGCCATGCTCGGGGCGAAGCCGCTCTACCTGACCTGCGGCTTCATCATCGAGGAAGGTTTCGCCATGGCCGACCTGGAGCGCATCGTGGCCTCCATGGGCCTGGCCGCGAAGAAGGCCAAGGTGCGCATCGTGGCTGGCGACACCAAGGTGGTGCCGCGGGGCACGGCTGACAAGATCTTCATCAACACCACCGGCATCGGCCAGGTGGTGGCGAACCCCGCGCCCAGCGGGCACAGGGCCAGGCCCGGCGACGCTGTGATCATCTCCGGCACCCTGGGCGACCACGGCCTCACCGTGCTCTCCCACCGGCAGGGCCTCTCCTTCGAGGCTCCCGTGCAAAGCGACTGCGCCTCGCTCAATCATCTGACGCTCAAGCTCATTGAGGCCCTGCCCAAGGTCCATGTGCTGCGCGACCCCACCCGCGGCGGCCTTGCGACCTCGCTCAACGAGATCGCCCAGCAGTCCTCAGTGGGCATCGTGCTCGACGAACCCGCCATCCCCGTGAGCGACGTGGTGCGCGCCGGCTGCGAAATCCTCGGGCTGGACCCGCTCTACCTCGCCAACGAGGGCAAGCTGATCTGCGTGCTGCCCGAGAAGTACGCCCAGCAGGCGCTGACGATCATGCGCCGCGACCCGCTTGGCCGTCAGGCCAGGGTGATCGGCTCCGTGGTGGCCGACAGGCCGGGCAAGGTGGTGCTGCGCACCGGCATGGGCGGGCACAGGATGCTCGGCATGCTCGAAGGCGAACAGCTCCCCCGCATCTGCTGACGCCACATCCGACATCGCCCTTCAGGCCTGGAGGCTCGCCGCCTCCAGGCCTTTTTTTCCGGCGGTTTTCCGACGCTGCCGGCACCCCTCCGCGCCAACACCTCGAAATGACACGTACTGAAATCATGGCATGGATACTGCTTGGTTTCATGGACGAAACGCACCGGCCCAAGCCGGAACGACATACTCTCTAAGCCGCAAGGAGGAGCCATGCTCTCGATCTTCACCGGTTCGGACCGCAAAGCCAAGGACCCCAACGAGGAACTCAAGCAGGGCAAACGCCTCCAGCACGCCAAGGAGATGTTCTACTCCGGCAAGTTCCTGATGGTCACCACGCCGAGCATCAAGGGCCGCCGCGCCAAGGGCGTGCTGGGCCTGGTGCACGGGCGCGGCTACGACGCCGAATGCGCCATGCTCTCCCTGGCCGCATCCGCCATGGAGATCGGCGCCGAGGCCATCGTGGGCTACCAGGAGGCCGTGGCCTTCCATCCCGACGGCTCCAAGTTCTTCAGCTGCTACGGCACGGCCATCACCCTGGACAAGACCTCCCAGGCCAGGGCCACCATCCGCAGGGCCATCACGCACTAGCCCCGATCCGGCACGCAGGAAGCACTCCGCCCGCCCGCCCGCCCCTGACAGCAGGGGCGGGCGGGCATATCGCGGGATTTACCGTCGGAATAATTCCTACCATTGCACTCCGAGATAAAAATGAATTGGCCTGAGCCGCGTTTTCGCGTATCCGGGACCTGACTTATGCCGTGGAGTCACTACGCCCCAACGTTTGCAAGCGACATACAATGCGCATCGAAGAAGCCGAACTTCTGGTAGTTGACGACGAAGCCCCAGTGCGGCTCAGTCTTGCCGCATACCTCGAGGACGAAGGCTTCCTGGTCCGCACCGCCGACTCAGCCGAACAGGCGATCGATGTCGCGCGCTCTAATCCGCCGCATCTGGCCGTTGTGGACCTGCGCCTGCCCGGAATGGACGGCGCGGCCCTGATTCTCGAGTTGGCCCGGGATCATCCGGGCATGAAGTTCCTCATCCACACCGGCTCCACCAAGTTCAGCCTCTCCGAGGACCTCAAGTCCGCCGGGCTCGATGACAGTCATGTCTTTTTCAAGCCCGTGCTGGACATGGGGGAGATGGTGCGGAAAATTACGACACTCCTCCAGGAATGACCCCATGACATACGAGCCCTTGGCCACGCTGCTGACCATCGATGACGAGGACGTTATCAGGCGCTCCTTCCAGGCCTACCTCGAAGACAGCGGTTTCAAGGTGCTCCAGGCTTCCAACGGCCGTGCCGGGTTGGAAGTCTTCCGCGCCGAACACCCAGACATCATCCTCGTAGACCTTCGAATGCCCGAGATGGACGGCCTCGAAGTGCTGGCCACCGTGGTGCGCGAAGCCCCGGACGTGCCGATCATCGTGGTCTCCGGCACCGGCATGATCCAGGACGCCATCGAAGCCCTGCGCCTGGGCGCCTGGGACTACGTGCTCAAGCCCGTGGAGGACCTGGGCATCCTGGAGCACTGCGTGCGCCGCGCCCTGGAGCGCGCCAAGCTCCTCAAGGAGAACAAGGCCCACCGCGAGAACCTGGAAAAACAGGTGCGCCGCAGGACGGTAGAACTCCACGACCGCACGCTCCAGCTGGAAGAGACCAACAAACGCCTCCAGACCGAGATCAACGAGCGCAACGCCGCCGAGGCCAAATACCGCTCTATCTTCGAGAACGCCATCGAGGGCATCTTCCAGGTGAACCACCAGGGCAAGCTGGTGAGCGCCAACCCGGCCATGGCCCGTATCCTGGGCTATTCATCCCTGGAGGAAATGACAGCATCCGTGGAGGACCTCGCCGCCCGCATTTGCAGCGACCCCGGCAAGCGCGAGATATTTCAGCGCATCCTGAGCGACCACGGCAGCATACAGGCCTTCGAGGTGCAGACCGTGCGCCAGGACGGCAGCCCCCTCTGGGCCTCCATCAACGCCCACCTCGTGCACGGGCCCACCGGCGAGAGCGTGCGCTACGAAGGCACCCTGGAGGACATCAGCGAGCACAAGCGCTTCGAGGAGCAGTTGCTGCACCAGTCCCTGCATGACGCGCTCACGGGCCTGCCCAACCGCGCCCTGTTCATGGACCGGCTCTCCCAGGCCATCACGCGCTGCGCCCGGCAAAACAGCTTTTTCGCCCTGCTCTACCTGGACGTGGACAGGTTCAAGGTCATCAACGACAGCCTCGGCCACGCCCTGGGCGACCAGTTCCTGATCAAACTGTCCGAGCGCCTGAAGACCGTCACCCGCGAGGCCGACACCCTGGCCCGCATGGGTGGAGACGAATTCGCCGTCATCTCCGAGCAGGTTCGCAGCCTCTCCGGCGCCACGCTGGTGGCCGAGCGCATCCTGGAGGAGTTGAGCGTTCCCTTCACCATCGACGGGCAGGAGATTTACAGCACTGTCTCAATCGGCATCATTTGCTGCACCGGCTACTGCGGCACCGCCGAGGAGGTGCTGCGCGACGCGGACCTGACCATGTACCGCGCCAAGAGCATGGGCAAATCGCGCTACGAGGTGTTCGACAACGCCCTGCACGAGCAGACCATCCGCCTGCTCACCATGGAAAACGAGTTCCGCAGGGCATTGGCCAAAAGCGAATTCGAGCTGCACTACCAGCCCATCGTGGACGTGAACACCGGGGTCACGGTGAGCCTGGAGGCCCTGCTGCGCTGGAATCACCCCGAGCGGGGATTCATCCCCCCTCTGGAGTTCATCCCCCTGGCCGAGGAGAACGGGCTCATCGTCCCGCTGGGCTGGTGGGTTCTGGAAGAGGCATGCCGCATGCTGGCCCTGATCCAGAAGCGGTTTCCGCTGCCCACCCCCCTCTCCATGACCGTCAACATCTCGGCCAAGCAGTTCTCCCAGACCGACCTCGGTCAGAAGCTGGCGGGCCTGCTCCAGACGGCGGAGATCGCCCCGGGCAGCCTGGAGCTGGAGATCACCGAGAGCGTCATCATGGACCGCGGCGAGGCCGCCATCGAACGCCTGGAGGAACTCAAGGCCCTGGGCCTTCGCCTCTTCGTGGACGACTTCGGCACGGGCTATTCCTCGCTTTCCTACCTGCACCGCTTCCCCATCGACATGCTCAAGATCGACCGCTCCTTCATCCGCGAAATCGACGCCACCGGCGGCCACGCGGAGATCGTGCGGGCCATCGTGGGCCTGGGGCGCAACCTTGGCCTGGGCCTCATCGCGGAAGGCGTGGAGACCGAGGCCCAGCTCGCCGTCATCAGGACGCTGGGCTGCCAGATGGCCCAAGGATTCCTGTTCTCCAGGCCGCAACCGGCCGAGGGCATCATGAATTACCTCGAGAAGGACTTCACGCGGAGGCGTTAGCCGCCCTCCCCGGTTCAGGGACTTGCGGCGCCTGCTTTCGCAGAGAAGACCGCCCAATGCCCGCCAGACACAACGACTAAGCCCCCGCGCATCGCCGATGCGCGGGGGCTTTCTAGTTTCATCGGGTCCAGGGGCCAGTGCCTGGCGAGCTCCGTGCGGAGAGCGTCCGCCTAGGGCAAAGGGCCGGGAGGGATTGCCTCCCAGGCCGGGCCATCAATAGGTTTCGGCCGGGGGAGGCGGGCTTTTCTTCTTCTTTTTGCTGGTCGTGGTGGTGCCAGCCTTCTTGTCCTGCTCGTGGCCGTAGAGGCCGCCGGCCACCGCACCGAGCGCGCCGCCCACCGCGGCCCCGACGCCCACATAGCCACCCGCGATGGCGGCGATGCCCGCGCCCGCGCCCGCGCCGATGACGCCGCCGCTCAGCGCGCCCTGCTGGGTTTTATTCATGTTGGTGCAACCGGCACCAAACAACAACGTAAGGACAAGGACACCTGTGGTAAGAGTTCTGCTCATGGTTTCACCCGCTATTTTGCTGGAGTCTCAGGGATGGCCACTTCGTACCACAGAACCTCGACCACAGGCTTGGACTTGAGCTCGGGCTTCTTGGCGAAAGCCTTGTCCATGGCCGCGACGATCTCCTTGAGGGTGTAGCGCGACAGGCCGCGCACCCAACTGGGGATGAGGCTCTTCTGTACCGGGGGAAGATTGTCGCCCTGGACTTCCTTTTCAAGCTCCACCATGGTCGTGAGCCCGGCGATGAAGGCCAGGCGCTCGCCGTCGGTGGCGTTGATCCAGTGCTCGCCCGTTATGATCGGGAAGCCGGATTTATCCTGGGCCAGGGCCGCGCCGCAAGCGAACAATGCGGCGACGGCGACCAATGCCGTCAAGAGGATCGTCCTGCAAATCGCCACACCGTACCTCCTTGGTTATTGATTCTTTGTGGATTCGGTTAGCAACGTCACGTTGGATTTGGTGAAGAATCCGTCGAACCCGTCGTAGCGCTGGATGTATTCGTTCACCAGCAGGGTGTGCGGGCTCATCTTGCTGAAGATCTGTTTGAGCCCCTCCTCGCGGGAGCCCACAAGTTCGGAGAGGAAGCCCAATCCGTCGGCGCTCAATGCCTCCACGGTGCTCTCGATGTTGGCCGTGTTGAAGGCCATGTGGTGGCTGCGCGGCCCGAAGTTGTGGATGAACAACTCCGTGGGGCCGGAGGTCTCCACGGTCTTGAAAGGCTCGATGCCGGAGGTGAACACCTGGGCGTAGTCGTCCGGGGTGAGCCGGGCCACGTTGGTGATGGAGTTGAGCGCCTCCACATAGACCGAGAACGCGAAATTGTAGCCTGTGAGCTGCATGAACTCCAGGATGGCGGCATCACGCTCCTCGGCGCGCACGCGGGTGGCCACGTGGTCCAGTTCGCCGATGTTGGCAAGGTAGGGCCTGGCCGGTTTGGTGACAGGCAGCGCCAGGGGGCTGCAGCCGTCCGTCAGATAGTCGGACTCCCTGGTCTTCCACTCCACCAGGCCCACGGCATTGCCCGTGAAGCGCGACGGCATGGTCTGGGCGTAGCGGTAACGGGAATTGTCGAACACGCGGTCCTGCAGGAAGAACACCCCTCGCTCGCGCTGAATCCGCGCATATTCGCGCACGTCCCTGCACTTGAAGACGAAGGTCTCCAGGCGGGTGTTGGGCATGGCGGCCGTCTTGGCACCCCGGTTGGCCTCGAGGAAGGGGTTTTCGCCTCCGGTGCGAGTCTGCACTATGAGGTCGGCGGAACCTTCCAGGGTGAGCACGGCCACATCGCGGTCGCCGTCGCTGAAGGCGTATTTGAGCTGGTGCCCCGTGGTGGAGAGCAACTGCAGGATGGCGGGCTGGAAGTGGTCCTGCTCGGTGGAGATGACCACGGCCTCCAGGCCCCCCACCAGACCCTCCAGGCCCAGCTTGCGGCGCTCCTGGATGATGGCCTCGGCGGTGGCCAGCAGGACGTTGTCGTCGTTCTTCAGGAATGCTGACATGGAACCCCCGGGATGTTGAGTCATGGGGGCATCATAGCCCATTCGGGCGGGTTGTCCAGCCGGGAGTGATCCTTCGGGCGGCTGGCTCACATCATATCCACCGGATCCAGATCCAGTTGCAGCCGTAGCTTCCCGTTGCCGGTCATGGCCCGAAGGGCCTGGGCGTAGCTCTGGCGGATCGACGGCCAGTCCTGGGCCTTGAGCAGACAGTTGAAGCGCCTGCGGTCGCGCAGCACGGCGATGGGCGCGGGCGACGGCCCGAGCACGCGCACCCCCTGCACTCCGCGCAGCGCCCGCGAAAGCTCCGTGATGGCCTCAGGGCCCTGCTCGTAGTCCCGGGGGTAGCTGGCCCGCACCAGGCCCAGCTTGACGAAGGGCGGATAGCCGTACTTGCGGCGCTTCTCGATCTGCTGGGCGAAGAAGCCCTCGTAGTCGGCGTTACGCACCAGCTCCCAGAAGGGGTCGCCGGGGGTGCGCGTCTGGATGAGCACCCTGCCCGCCTTGCCGCCGCGCCCTGCCCGCCCGGCCACCTGGACGAGCATCTGGAAGCTGCGCTCCTCGGCGCGGTAATCGGGCATGTTGCGGCCCATGTCCCCGTCGGCGACCACCACCAGGGTCACCTCCGGGAAGTCGTGCCCCTTGGAGAGCATCTGCGTGCCCACCAGCACCTGCGAGCGCCCCTGCCCGAAATCATCCAGGATGGCCTCCGCCCTGCCCGCGCGCCGGGCCACATCGCGGTCCAGCCGGGCCACCGCGGCTCCAGCGGGCAAAACGGCCTGGAGCTGCTCGGCAAGCATCTCCGTTCCCTCGCCCATGGGCAGGAAGTTGCACCCGCCGCACGCGGAGCACGGGCGCGGGAAGCCTTGGCTCAGGCCGCAATAGTGGCAGACCAGGCGCTCACGGCCCTTGTGGTAGGTCAGGGAGACCTCGCAGCTGGGGCAGCGCTGCACCTGCTCGCAGTCAAGGCAGAAGATCAGCGGGGCGTAGCCGCGCCTGTTGAGCAGGATCATGGCCTGCTCGCCCTTCTCCACCGTCTCGGCCAGGGCCGCGAGCGCCTGCGGGGCCAGCAGGCCGGCGCCCTCCCGGCCCAGGCAGGCGTCCAGGTGCACGGCCTTGTCCCTGGCGGACATGTCCACCAACTCCACGTCGGGCAGACGCCCTGGCCCGGCGCGACCGGCCATGACCACCTTGGGCGTCACGCCGTCCAGCGCGGACTGGTAGGTCTTCACGTCCGGCGTGGCCGAGCCCAGAAGCAGCAAGGCCCCGGCCTGGCGGGCCCGGAAGAAGGCGACCTCCTTGGCCTGGTAGGGCATGCGCTCGTCCTGCTTGAAGGAGGCGTCGTGCTCCTCGTCGAGGACGATCAGGCCCAGGTCCGACACGGGAAGGAACAGCGCGGAGCGCGTGCCCACGTACAGATGGGGGGACCGGGCCTGGGCCGCCTCGCGAAAGACGCGCTCACGGCGCACTGGAGTCTGGTAGCCGTGGGAGAACACCGGTTCGAACCCGAACCAGGCCCGCGCCCGGGCGCGCAGGGCCGAAGCCAGGGCCACCTCCGGCGCGAGCAGCATCACGGACCTGCCCCGGCGCAGCGTCTCCAGGGCCAGCTCGAAATAAAGGCGCGTCTTGCCGCTGCCCGTGACCCCGTGCACCAGCCGCACCCCTCCCGGCCCGGGTGGCACCAGGGGAGCGAGCTCCTCAAGGGCGGCGGCCTGCTCGGCGGTCAGCGGGGGGCGGTCTTCGGGTTCGCAGGGTTCGCAGGGTTCGTCGGGCTCCTCCGGCGGCGGGCCGAGCACGACGCAGCCCTTGCCCTCAAGGGCCTTGAGCGCGGTCCCCACACCAGGCCCGAGCGAGTCGCGAAGCTGCGAGGGGGTGGCTTGCCCCCTGGCGAAAAGCATCTCCAGCACGGCCAACTGCACGGAGGCTGCCGGGCGCACCGGCCAGGGCGGGTCCACCAGCAGGCGGTAGGCCGGTTCCGGTTCGGCGGCGGAGACCGAGAGCACCGCCTCGCCCCCGCGCCAGGCCACGGCCAGCTCCGCCAGGGGCGCTGCGGAGTCCAGAACCTTGGAGAGCGGAACCTTCTGCCTGCGCCCGCCCTGGCGCACGGTCAGGCTGGCCCTGGCGGAGCGCAGCCCTGCCGGGAGCAGCGTTGCCAGCACCTGGCCGGGATGGGCCATCTGGCGCGCGGCCAGGTTCTCCACCAGATTCACGTATTCGGGGCCGAGCAGGGGCGAAAGCTCCAGGGGCCAGACGAAATCGCGCAGCACAACGCCCTCGGGCAGGGGCTCGCCCGGGCCGAGCACCACCCCGGCGCGCAGGGAGCGGCCCATGGGCACGGCCACGCGCAGGCCGGGCGGGAGGTCCCAGCCAACGAAATGCGGGGGGACGCCGTAGGTCAGCGAGGCGAACGGCGGTGAGAGCAGCGCTACGCGCACAAGGGTGGACATGCTGGGGGAAAAGCCGGGCCGCCCGCTGGCGGCCCGGCCGGGGATGCTGTTAAACGGGCATGAAGTCCCGCAGCTTGGAGATGAGCGGGTAGCGCAGCTCCTCGTCCTGCAGGGCGAAGTAGATGTTGGCGGCCAGGTAGTCCACCCAGTCGCCCGCGTCGAAGCGCTGGCCGCGAAGCTTCACCGCCAGCAGGCGGCCCTTCTTGGCCTGGCCGCGCAGGGCATCGGTGAGCTGGTATTCGCCGTCCTTGTTGGGGGTCAGGGCTTCCAGGTGCTCGAAGATCTCTGGGAAGAGCACGTAGCGGCCCACCATGGCCAGCTTGGAGGGGGCCTCGCTGGGCTTGGGCTTCTCCACCAGGTCGCGCACACGGTACAGGCCCGAGGAGAACTCGTCGGCCTCGATGATGCCGTAGCTGGAGACCTTGTCCGCCGGGACCTCCATCACGCCCACCACGGACATGTGCTCGGACTGGGCCACGGCCATGAGCTGCTTGATGCCCGGCTCCATGCTGAACATCAGGTCGTCGCCCACCATGACCGCGAAGGGCTCGTTCTTGACCACTTCCTTGGCGCAGAGCACCGCGTGGCCAAGGCCCAGCTGCTTCTTCTGGCGTACGGTGATGATGTTGGCCATCTCGGCGGTCTGGCGCACGGTCTCCAGCAGGTCGAGCTTGCCGGAGCGCTCCAGGATGTTCTCCAGGGCCAGGTTGTAGTCGAAGTGGTCCTCGATGATGGTCTTGTTGCGGTTGGTGATGAACACCACGTCCGTCAGCCCGGCCGCCTGGGCCTCTTCCACCACGTACTGCACCACCGGCTTCTTGAAGATGGGCAGCATCTCCTTGGGAACGTTCTTGGTGGCCGGCAGGGAGCGCGTGCCCCAGCCCGCCACGGGAACGACGACTTTCTTGATCTCCATCGGACTCAACCTCCAGGCTCGCGCCTTTATTCCTCTAAGGATTTTCTATGGGAATCGCCCAGAAAGTCCAGTGAAAACGGCCTGCTCAGCGCAGGTGCTCCTTGAGGGTGCCCGCCAGGCAGTCCGCCAGGGAGCGCACCATCGCGTCGTCCGAACCTTCCACCATGACCCTGGCCACAGACTCCGTGCCTGAATAGCGCAGCAGCACCCGGCCCTTGCCCGCCAGGGCGGCCTCGCACTCGGCCACGGCCTTGGTTACGGCAGGGACGTGGTCGAAGGGGATCTTGCGCTCCACGTGCACGTTGATGAGCACCTGAGGATAGGGCCTGAGCAGGTTGGCCAGCTCGGAGAGGGGCTTGCCCCGCTCCAGCATGATGCGGATCAGCTGTAGGGCGGCCAGGGTGCCGTCGCCGGTGGTGGCGTGGCGCCTGAAGATGATGTGGCCGGACTGCTCGCCGCCCAGGGTCGCGCCCTCGCGCTGCATGGCCTCGAACACGTAGCGGTCGCCCACGGGGGTGCGCAGCAGCCTGCCGCCGCGCTCGTTCATGAACACCTCCAGGGCCATGTTGCTCATCACCGTGGCCACCAGCAGGTTGCCGGGCAGTTCCCGGCGCTCCATCATATCCAGGGCGCAGATGGCCATGATCTGGTCGCCGTCGAGCACGTTGCCCTTCTCGTCCACCACGATCACGCGGTCAGCGTCGCCGTCCAGGGCGATGCCGATGTCGGCCCCGGTCTCCCGCACCATCTTGGCCGCCACGGACGGATAGAGCGACCCGACCTGGCGGTTGATGTTCTTGCCGTCGGGCTCCACGCCCGCGCGGATCACCTTGGCCCCAAGCTCCTCCAGGATCAGGGGCGAAACGCGGTAAGCGGCGCCGTTGGCGCAGTCGATGACCACCTTCAGCCCGTCGAAGGTCAGCTCCGAGGGGATCGTGGACTTGAGATAGACGTTGTAGCGCCCGGGGCTGTCCTCGATCTTGAAGGCCCTGCCCACGTCCTCCGGGGCGGGGAACTCCCAGCAGGCGTCGTCGCAGCCGATCACGCGCTCGGCGATGCGGTCCTCGGCCTCGTCGGGCAGCTTGCAGCCCCGGCGGTCGAAGAACTTTATGCCGTTGTCCATGAACGGATTGTGTGAGGCGGAGATGACCACGCCCACGTCCGCCCGCATGGAGCGCGTCAGGAAGGCGATGGCCGGCGTGGGCAGCGGCCCCACCAGGAACACGTCCATGCCCGAGGCGCAGAAGCCCGAGGCCAGCGCGTATTCGAATATATAACCGGAGAGCCGCGTATCCTTTCCGATGACGACCTTGTGCCTGCACTTGCCGTTGCGGAAGTGCACGCCGGCCGCCAGGCCCAGGCGCAGGGCCACTTCTGGGGTCATGGGATGGATGTTCACCTGGCCGCGCAGGCCGTCGGTTCCGAAGAGGCGCTTGTTCATCGATACTCCTGTCATTTGACGAACACGGAAACGCGTTCCGGTTTCGCCTGTATCAGCTCGCAGCCCTGGGGCAGCGTCACTTTGTAGGCATATTCGTGGCGTCCCGGCGGCGTTGCCGGCGGCACCTCCACATAGGCGTCCACAAGGCCGCGCCAGCCGCCCTCCCTAAGCAGGGGAACGGGCACGCGCAGGCGCAGGGTCACATTCTCGGGCGCAACGCGGATGGAGGCCGCCCCCTGGAAGGCCAGGCGCACGGGCGCCTCGGCAACGGCCTCCCGCATGTTCTGGCGGAACTGCACCTTGGCCTTCACAGATCTGGGCGAGGCCTCGACCTGGTCGGGCAGCACCAGCCGGACGAAAGCCTCGAAGGCGCCGGAGGGCGCATCGGGCAGGGCCATGGGCTCCACCAGCACCTCGTCCACGTCCTGCAAAACGGATTCAGGTCCTGAGAGCGTCACCTTCGGCGGGTCGAGCTGGCTGACGATGGTGTAGTCCCGGGCGGAGGCGTCCTTGAAGGCCCCGAGCACCGGCACGGTCCGCGTGACGCGGCGCTCCACGAAGAATTCCAGGTTTGCGGGCCGGACCTCAACCACCTCGAACAAACGGGAGAGGGCCACGGCGTCCGGGCCGACCACCACGGTGTTGCGCCCGGGTACGAGCTTCGAGGCGTCCAGGGTGTAGACCAGCTCAGCCGGGTCCACGCTGCGCACCAGCCCCTTGGGGCCGCGCACCAGCACGTCCAGGTGGTCGCGGGGAGCGCCCAGCAGCACCAGGCCGTCGGCCAGCCCGGACATCTCGATGCGCACGCGCACCCAGGAGTCCACCCGCTCCCTTCCGGTCACGAGGTACCACGAAAGCACCGCGAGCAAAAGGGCGAGGATTCTTGAGTACCACAGGGAGGTCATCGGCGGTCCGCCCATTGGGTCAGCAGGAGTTCCTCCAGGACTGCGGGGTCCAGCACGTCCGAGAGGGTGCCCGCCTGGGCCGCGCGGATCTCGCCGCGCTCCTCCGAGACCACCAGGGCCAGGGCGTCGGTCTCCTCGGTGACGCCCACCGCCGCGCGGTGGCGCGTGCCGAAAGCCGTGGAGAGTGCGCTGTGCGAGGCCAGGGGCAGGATGCAGCCCACGGCTGCGACCTTGGCCCCGCGCACGATCACCGCCCCGTCGTGCAGCGGGCTTTCGTGGTGGAACACGGCCTGGAGCACCTCAGGGCGGATGTCCGTGGCCAGGGCGATGCCCCTGTCCATGATGTCGCCCAGGGGCACGCCGCGCTCCAGCACCACCAGCGCGCCGATCTTGCGCTCGGCCAGGTCGAGCAGGCTGGCCAGCAGTTGGTTGGCCGCCTCGCGCCCCCGGGAAGTCTGTTTGCGGCCCCCGAACCAGCGCAGGCCCACCTGGGCCAAGGCCTTGCGGATGTCCGCCTGGAAGAGGATGACCATCACCAGGAAGAACGAATTCAGGAAGTTGGTCAGCAGCCAGTGCAGGGTGTAGAGCCCGAACTCTCCCGAGAGGTAGTTGGCCACCAGCACCACGATGACCCCGTGGATCACGGACACGGCCCGCGTGCCGCGCACCAGCAGGATCATGCGGTAGAACAGCAGCCCCACCAGGGCCACGTCCAGGGCCTCGCGCCAGCCCACGTGGATGTTGCCGAGCCACTGGGTCATGGGCGCATGGCCTCCGCCAGGGTCAGGGCCTGCACCGCCTGGGCCGCCTGGTGCACCCGATGGATGCGCGCCCC
This genomic stretch from Fundidesulfovibrio soli harbors:
- a CDS encoding glycine zipper domain-containing protein, which encodes MNKTQQGALSGGVIGAGAGAGIAAIAGGYVGVGAAVGGALGAVAGGLYGHEQDKKAGTTTTSKKKKKSPPPPAETY
- a CDS encoding YbjQ family protein, whose product is MLSIFTGSDRKAKDPNEELKQGKRLQHAKEMFYSGKFLMVTTPSIKGRRAKGVLGLVHGRGYDAECAMLSLAASAMEIGAEAIVGYQEAVAFHPDGSKFFSCYGTAITLDKTSQARATIRRAITH
- a CDS encoding EAL domain-containing protein, which codes for MTYEPLATLLTIDDEDVIRRSFQAYLEDSGFKVLQASNGRAGLEVFRAEHPDIILVDLRMPEMDGLEVLATVVREAPDVPIIVVSGTGMIQDAIEALRLGAWDYVLKPVEDLGILEHCVRRALERAKLLKENKAHRENLEKQVRRRTVELHDRTLQLEETNKRLQTEINERNAAEAKYRSIFENAIEGIFQVNHQGKLVSANPAMARILGYSSLEEMTASVEDLAARICSDPGKREIFQRILSDHGSIQAFEVQTVRQDGSPLWASINAHLVHGPTGESVRYEGTLEDISEHKRFEEQLLHQSLHDALTGLPNRALFMDRLSQAITRCARQNSFFALLYLDVDRFKVINDSLGHALGDQFLIKLSERLKTVTREADTLARMGGDEFAVISEQVRSLSGATLVAERILEELSVPFTIDGQEIYSTVSIGIICCTGYCGTAEEVLRDADLTMYRAKSMGKSRYEVFDNALHEQTIRLLTMENEFRRALAKSEFELHYQPIVDVNTGVTVSLEALLRWNHPERGFIPPLEFIPLAEENGLIVPLGWWVLEEACRMLALIQKRFPLPTPLSMTVNISAKQFSQTDLGQKLAGLLQTAEIAPGSLELEITESVIMDRGEAAIERLEELKALGLRLFVDDFGTGYSSLSYLHRFPIDMLKIDRSFIREIDATGGHAEIVRAIVGLGRNLGLGLIAEGVETEAQLAVIRTLGCQMAQGFLFSRPQPAEGIMNYLEKDFTRRR
- the hypE gene encoding hydrogenase expression/formation protein HypE, with product MSDKILLDQGSGGLASHRLVADVFFKHLGNPILNRMDDAALINVSGPLAVSTDSFTVDPIFFPGGDIGSLAVHGTVNDVAMLGAKPLYLTCGFIIEEGFAMADLERIVASMGLAAKKAKVRIVAGDTKVVPRGTADKIFINTTGIGQVVANPAPSGHRARPGDAVIISGTLGDHGLTVLSHRQGLSFEAPVQSDCASLNHLTLKLIEALPKVHVLRDPTRGGLATSLNEIAQQSSVGIVLDEPAIPVSDVVRAGCEILGLDPLYLANEGKLICVLPEKYAQQALTIMRRDPLGRQARVIGSVVADRPGKVVLRTGMGGHRMLGMLEGEQLPRIC
- a CDS encoding response regulator, which translates into the protein MRIEEAELLVVDDEAPVRLSLAAYLEDEGFLVRTADSAEQAIDVARSNPPHLAVVDLRLPGMDGAALILELARDHPGMKFLIHTGSTKFSLSEDLKSAGLDDSHVFFKPVLDMGEMVRKITTLLQE
- the galU gene encoding UTP--glucose-1-phosphate uridylyltransferase GalU, with the protein product MEIKKVVVPVAGWGTRSLPATKNVPKEMLPIFKKPVVQYVVEEAQAAGLTDVVFITNRNKTIIEDHFDYNLALENILERSGKLDLLETVRQTAEMANIITVRQKKQLGLGHAVLCAKEVVKNEPFAVMVGDDLMFSMEPGIKQLMAVAQSEHMSVVGVMEVPADKVSSYGIIEADEFSSGLYRVRDLVEKPKPSEAPSKLAMVGRYVLFPEIFEHLEALTPNKDGEYQLTDALRGQAKKGRLLAVKLRGQRFDAGDWVDYLAANIYFALQDEELRYPLISKLRDFMPV
- the priA gene encoding replication restart helicase PriA, which produces MSTLVRVALLSPPFASLTYGVPPHFVGWDLPPGLRVAVPMGRSLRAGVVLGPGEPLPEGVVLRDFVWPLELSPLLGPEYVNLVENLAARQMAHPGQVLATLLPAGLRSARASLTVRQGGRRQKVPLSKVLDSAAPLAELAVAWRGGEAVLSVSAAEPEPAYRLLVDPPWPVRPAASVQLAVLEMLFARGQATPSQLRDSLGPGVGTALKALEGKGCVVLGPPPEEPDEPCEPCEPEDRPPLTAEQAAALEELAPLVPPGPGGVRLVHGVTGSGKTRLYFELALETLRRGRSVMLLAPEVALASALRARARAWFGFEPVFSHGYQTPVRRERVFREAAQARSPHLYVGTRSALFLPVSDLGLIVLDEEHDASFKQDERMPYQAKEVAFFRARQAGALLLLGSATPDVKTYQSALDGVTPKVVMAGRAGPGRLPDVELVDMSARDKAVHLDACLGREGAGLLAPQALAALAETVEKGEQAMILLNRRGYAPLIFCLDCEQVQRCPSCEVSLTYHKGRERLVCHYCGLSQGFPRPCSACGGCNFLPMGEGTEMLAEQLQAVLPAGAAVARLDRDVARRAGRAEAILDDFGQGRSQVLVGTQMLSKGHDFPEVTLVVVADGDMGRNMPDYRAEERSFQMLVQVAGRAGRGGKAGRVLIQTRTPGDPFWELVRNADYEGFFAQQIEKRRKYGYPPFVKLGLVRASYPRDYEQGPEAITELSRALRGVQGVRVLGPSPAPIAVLRDRRRFNCLLKAQDWPSIRQSYAQALRAMTGNGKLRLQLDLDPVDMM